A single genomic interval of uncultured Pseudodesulfovibrio sp. harbors:
- a CDS encoding PilZ domain-containing protein produces MSAQSSKTIFILTDTPNFYGNDLACDDVELIFVKNIKDLLTRLKNMTMAGLVLEIPKVMKASRQDRDRLFNYTITFPLLRTKANLKHQFITYLDPKDSFFKNLDAATGKRARSHERVPVELQCLIAQEDDPSMANPHEATILDISPGGCFISSQVPFENEQFLHLRIAGLTNPRPIYSSIRWVRTDTNPGMGVMFIDQTEHQLEEIHGLQITQPR; encoded by the coding sequence TTGTCTGCCCAGTCCAGCAAAACGATTTTCATTTTGACCGACACGCCGAACTTTTACGGCAACGATCTGGCATGTGACGACGTCGAATTGATATTCGTGAAAAATATCAAAGACCTGCTTACGCGCCTGAAAAACATGACCATGGCGGGGCTCGTACTTGAGATTCCCAAGGTAATGAAGGCGTCGCGGCAGGATCGGGACAGGCTCTTCAATTACACGATCACGTTTCCCCTCCTGCGTACCAAAGCCAACCTGAAGCACCAGTTCATCACCTATCTCGACCCCAAGGACAGCTTTTTCAAGAACCTTGATGCCGCAACAGGCAAACGGGCCAGAAGCCACGAACGGGTTCCTGTGGAACTCCAGTGCCTTATCGCGCAGGAGGACGATCCCAGCATGGCAAATCCCCATGAAGCGACCATTCTCGACATATCACCGGGAGGCTGCTTCATCAGTTCGCAGGTTCCTTTTGAAAATGAACAATTCCTGCACCTACGCATTGCCGGACTGACCAACCCCCGCCCCATTTATTCGAGCATACGCTGGGTGAGGACGGACACCAACCCCGGCATGGGCGTCATGTTCATTGACCAGACAGAACATCAGCTCGAAGAAATTCACGGTTTGCAGATCACGCAGCCCCGGTAA
- a CDS encoding PhoH family protein codes for MAQKHFVLDTNVLIENPKCIAALRNGQENLIYIPYTVLTELDGLKKDPRIGHIVSQAVRAILNDEQVNIFPPDFALTLTDAVMDDRILKEILHMAPEEATLITNDRILQIKAKCHGIPSEEYRDSDPFRSESQRYTGFVDEEDEPVSNCFKWENGTPVFHGPEGPKPIGYSHEIWGVKPRSIYQNLALELMLQEGIDLVSIQSEAGYGKTFLSLAAALYLTLERKDNLYRKIYLVKPVVEIGAKMGYLPGDIEEKMLPYIKYIQDLLIKLHDIRPANRIFADPTNDSFKLNPKRFEIQPVAFIRGMNIENAVVIVDEMQNLSRGETRALLTRMGEGVKCICLGDTRQVDNPYLNESNNGLNWTVRKLKGYKNYAHMVLKGDRSRGPITDIVLKSKL; via the coding sequence ATGGCCCAGAAGCACTTTGTCCTCGACACCAACGTCCTTATTGAAAATCCTAAATGCATCGCTGCCCTGCGAAACGGGCAGGAAAACCTGATATACATTCCATATACCGTCCTGACCGAACTGGACGGCCTCAAGAAAGACCCGCGTATCGGCCATATCGTTTCCCAGGCCGTTCGCGCCATCCTCAACGACGAACAGGTCAATATCTTCCCGCCGGACTTCGCGTTGACCCTCACCGATGCGGTGATGGATGACCGCATCCTCAAGGAAATACTGCACATGGCCCCGGAAGAGGCCACACTCATCACCAATGACCGCATCCTTCAGATCAAGGCCAAGTGCCATGGCATTCCCAGCGAGGAATACCGTGATTCCGACCCGTTCCGGTCCGAGTCCCAGCGGTACACCGGCTTTGTGGATGAGGAAGACGAGCCTGTAAGCAACTGCTTCAAATGGGAAAACGGCACGCCTGTGTTCCACGGTCCCGAGGGACCGAAGCCCATCGGCTACAGTCATGAAATCTGGGGCGTGAAGCCCCGCTCCATTTATCAGAATCTCGCACTTGAGTTGATGCTTCAGGAGGGGATTGATCTCGTTTCCATTCAGTCGGAGGCCGGGTACGGCAAGACCTTTCTCTCGCTGGCTGCCGCACTGTATCTGACCCTTGAGCGCAAGGATAACCTCTACCGCAAGATATATCTGGTCAAGCCCGTGGTGGAAATTGGCGCGAAAATGGGGTATCTTCCCGGTGACATAGAAGAAAAGATGTTGCCATACATCAAGTATATTCAGGATTTGCTTATCAAGCTCCACGACATCCGTCCGGCCAATCGCATTTTTGCGGACCCGACCAATGACTCGTTCAAGCTGAATCCGAAACGGTTTGAGATTCAGCCGGTGGCGTTCATCCGGGGGATGAACATCGAGAACGCGGTCGTTATCGTGGATGAAATGCAGAACCTGTCTCGCGGCGAGACCCGGGCGCTGCTCACCCGCATGGGTGAAGGCGTCAAGTGCATCTGTCTCGGTGATACCCGGCAGGTGGACAACCCGTACCTCAACGAGTCGAACAACGGTCTCAACTGGACTGTCCGCAAGCTCAAGGGGTATAAGAATTATGCACACATGGTCCTCAAGGGCGACCGTTCCCGCGGTCCGATCACGGACATTGTGCTGAAATCGAAATTGTAA
- the rfaE2 gene encoding D-glycero-beta-D-manno-heptose 1-phosphate adenylyltransferase, giving the protein MSLPENPKLMSIRTFLKRKAEFPPGFKLVFTNGCYDVLHPGHVDLLKRARALGDGLILGLNSDESVKMLGKGDDRPLNTQEERAYVLAALECVDYIVIFHESTPFELIKGVRPQVLVKGGDWEVDKIVGREIVEKAGGEVLSLPLLEGYSTTAFLEKVKNG; this is encoded by the coding sequence ATGTCCTTGCCCGAAAATCCCAAACTCATGAGCATCCGCACCTTCCTGAAACGGAAAGCGGAGTTCCCGCCCGGTTTCAAGCTGGTCTTCACCAACGGCTGCTACGACGTTCTGCATCCCGGCCATGTCGATCTGCTGAAACGTGCCCGCGCCCTTGGCGACGGTCTCATCCTCGGCCTCAACTCCGATGAATCCGTGAAGATGCTGGGCAAGGGCGACGACCGCCCGCTCAACACGCAGGAAGAGCGCGCCTATGTTCTGGCTGCCCTCGAATGCGTGGACTATATCGTGATCTTCCACGAATCCACTCCGTTCGAGCTTATCAAGGGCGTGCGCCCGCAGGTGCTCGTCAAAGGCGGGGACTGGGAGGTCGACAAGATCGTCGGACGCGAAATCGTGGAAAAAGCCGGCGGCGAAGTCCTGAGCCTACCCCTGCTGGAAGGCTACTCCACGACCGCTTTTCTGGAAAAGGTCAAAAACGGTTAG
- a CDS encoding YkgJ family cysteine cluster protein, translated as MPNDETKEFLASLPELEEGKTYKFKCYPGISCFNACCSDLNLILTPYDILRLRRALSQGSVEFLRLHTTMHKCEDTGFPEFHLRMNDNKARSCPFVTPEGCSLYENRPGACRMYPLGRATRPDGKGGVCEQFFIVQEDHCRGFEEKDEWTGMSWKEDQGFEAYTSSNDRYMNILARIKQRGAPVPEKMGHMATLAFYKLDEFQRFITHMRVFSRFDVDEARQKAILEDEEAALEFAMDWIELMLFESTPNLKAKG; from the coding sequence ATGCCTAACGATGAAACCAAGGAATTTCTCGCCTCGCTCCCCGAGCTGGAGGAAGGCAAGACATACAAGTTCAAATGCTACCCCGGCATTTCCTGCTTCAACGCCTGTTGCAGCGACCTGAATCTGATTCTGACCCCGTACGACATCCTGCGCCTGCGCCGCGCCCTTTCACAGGGCAGCGTCGAGTTTCTGCGCCTGCACACCACCATGCACAAATGCGAGGACACGGGCTTCCCCGAGTTCCACCTGCGGATGAACGACAACAAGGCGCGCAGCTGTCCTTTCGTGACCCCGGAAGGATGCTCCCTGTACGAAAACCGTCCCGGGGCATGCCGCATGTATCCCCTTGGCCGCGCCACCCGTCCCGACGGCAAGGGCGGGGTATGCGAACAGTTCTTCATCGTGCAGGAGGACCACTGCCGCGGCTTTGAGGAAAAAGACGAATGGACCGGAATGTCATGGAAAGAAGATCAGGGATTCGAGGCATACACCTCGTCCAACGACCGCTACATGAACATCCTCGCCCGCATCAAGCAGCGTGGTGCGCCCGTGCCCGAAAAGATGGGCCACATGGCAACCCTCGCATTCTACAAGCTCGACGAATTCCAGCGCTTCATCACCCACATGCGCGTCTTCAGCCGCTTTGATGTGGACGAGGCACGCCAGAAAGCGATACTGGAAGATGAAGAGGCAGCACTCGAATTTGCAATGGACTGGATCGAACTGATGCTGTTCGAATCCACTCCGAACCTCAAGGCAAAGGGGTAG
- a CDS encoding Tex family protein: MNNTYIHTIAKELSISPKQVSATARLLDEGGTVPFISRYRKEATGSLDEVAVSAVRDRLGELAELDKRRDAILASLTERDLLTDDLKKAITGAADKTTLEDIYLPHRPKRRTRGSMARERGLEPLANLLFAQRGSNPASEAKRFVNPGKDVPDADTALAGARDIIAENISENPKAREAMRTLFVKRGRFTSRMVKGKEEEGATYRDWFDWNEPMRSIPGHRALAMFRGEREGMLKLSLRPEIDDALGLMRRSVLHGNGPDTREVGLALEDCYKRLLGPSIENEMRAEVKKRADAEAIRVFAANLRELLLAAPLGQKRVLALDPGFRTGAKLTVLDAQGTLVEYATIFPVGSKKQQAEAEETIRSLCDKHSIEAIAIGNGTAGRETEAFVRALELGIPAVLVNESGASIYSASEVARQEFPDLDLTVRGSASIGRRLMDPLAELVKIDPKSIGVGQYQHDVDQAELKRGLDSVVESCVNGVGVDLNTASAQLLAYVSGLGPVLAANIIAHRDENGPFTTRRELLKVKRLGPKAFEQAAGFLRVRGSNPLDASAVHPERYALVKQMAKDAGCSVSDLLSDESARSTIDLDRYATGDVGLPTLRDIMAELARPGRDPRAEFTAFSFADGINDIADLTVGMQLPGIVTNVTKFGAFVDLGVHRDGLVHISQLADRFVRDPSEVVAAGREVQVTVIGIDTKRGRINLSMKKNPVME, from the coding sequence ATGAACAATACATATATTCACACCATCGCCAAGGAACTTTCCATCTCACCGAAACAGGTGAGCGCCACAGCCCGCCTGCTCGACGAAGGCGGCACGGTTCCCTTCATATCCCGATACCGCAAGGAAGCTACCGGCTCACTGGATGAAGTCGCCGTCTCAGCCGTCCGCGACCGTCTCGGCGAACTGGCGGAACTCGACAAACGGCGCGACGCCATCCTTGCGTCCCTGACCGAACGCGACCTGCTCACCGACGACCTGAAAAAGGCCATCACCGGGGCAGCCGACAAGACAACCCTTGAGGACATCTATCTTCCCCATCGGCCCAAGCGGCGCACACGCGGTTCCATGGCGCGGGAACGCGGCCTCGAACCGCTCGCAAACCTGCTGTTCGCCCAGCGCGGCTCGAACCCGGCAAGCGAAGCCAAGCGCTTCGTGAACCCGGGAAAGGACGTGCCAGACGCCGACACCGCCCTTGCCGGGGCACGCGACATCATCGCGGAAAACATCAGCGAGAACCCCAAGGCCCGCGAGGCCATGCGGACACTGTTCGTCAAGCGCGGAAGGTTCACTTCCCGCATGGTCAAAGGCAAGGAAGAGGAAGGCGCAACATACCGGGACTGGTTCGACTGGAACGAGCCCATGCGCTCCATCCCCGGCCACCGGGCACTGGCCATGTTCCGGGGGGAACGCGAAGGCATGCTCAAACTGTCCCTGCGCCCGGAAATCGACGACGCCCTCGGGCTGATGCGCCGTTCCGTCCTGCACGGCAACGGCCCGGACACACGCGAAGTCGGCCTCGCCCTTGAAGACTGCTACAAACGGCTGCTCGGTCCGTCCATTGAAAACGAGATGCGTGCCGAGGTGAAAAAACGGGCCGATGCCGAGGCCATCCGCGTGTTCGCCGCCAACCTGCGCGAGCTGCTTCTCGCCGCACCGCTGGGACAGAAACGCGTCCTCGCCCTTGATCCGGGTTTTCGTACCGGGGCCAAGCTCACCGTACTCGACGCGCAGGGCACGCTTGTGGAGTACGCCACCATTTTCCCTGTCGGCTCAAAAAAACAACAGGCCGAAGCAGAAGAAACGATTCGCAGCCTTTGCGACAAGCATTCCATTGAAGCCATCGCCATCGGCAACGGCACGGCGGGCCGGGAAACCGAAGCCTTTGTCCGCGCCCTTGAACTCGGCATTCCGGCAGTGCTCGTCAATGAATCAGGCGCGTCCATCTATTCCGCGTCCGAAGTGGCGCGGCAGGAATTCCCGGACCTCGACCTGACCGTGCGCGGCTCGGCCAGCATCGGACGCCGCCTCATGGACCCGCTCGCCGAACTCGTGAAGATCGACCCAAAATCCATCGGCGTGGGTCAGTACCAGCATGACGTGGATCAGGCCGAACTCAAACGGGGGCTGGACAGCGTGGTCGAAAGCTGCGTCAACGGCGTGGGCGTGGACCTCAACACCGCCAGTGCCCAGTTGCTCGCCTATGTTTCCGGCCTCGGCCCGGTGCTTGCCGCCAACATCATCGCCCACCGCGACGAAAACGGCCCGTTCACAACACGGCGGGAACTGCTCAAAGTAAAACGGCTCGGCCCCAAGGCATTCGAGCAGGCAGCCGGGTTCCTGCGCGTACGCGGCTCCAACCCGCTGGACGCCAGCGCCGTCCACCCGGAACGATACGCCCTCGTCAAACAGATGGCCAAGGATGCTGGCTGCTCCGTCTCCGACCTGCTTTCCGACGAATCCGCCCGCAGCACCATTGATCTGGACCGGTACGCCACCGGGGACGTCGGCCTTCCCACGCTCAGGGACATCATGGCCGAACTCGCCAGACCGGGCCGCGACCCGCGCGCCGAATTCACCGCCTTCTCGTTTGCCGACGGCATCAACGACATCGCGGACCTGACCGTGGGAATGCAACTCCCCGGAATCGTCACCAACGTCACCAAGTTCGGCGCGTTTGTGGACCTCGGCGTGCACCGGGACGGCCTTGTCCACATCAGCCAGCTCGCTGACCGGTTCGTGCGCGACCCGTCTGAAGTGGTCGCCGCAGGCAGGGAGGTTCAGGTCACGGTCATCGGAATCGATACAAAAAGAGGACGCATCAACTTGTCCATGAAGAAAAATCCGGTCATGGAATGA
- a CDS encoding transglycosylase SLT domain-containing protein produces the protein MPIRLFRIPLLAGLFLLLFSMAAYAVQPGVLRPMEVSRFPSLESAIRIKGPIYFCGEQVPLHRTEVRERLEKELLLMLWDRAQVILWLKRTGRYFPYIQNAMKQANMPEDLKYVAVIESALKPHAGSNRGARGVWQFIASTARNHGLKVDRYIDERRNYHLATGAAIRYLRDLHDMFGSWTLACAAYNMGEIGLQKRMKHQEVSDYYKLDLPNETERYVFRAIAAKLLLADPARYGFNLQPGDYYRPIPFDRVRLKTRYSAPIVIIAKAAGSYFKEIKDLNPQLLNNVVPGGDHTLFLPPGAAKGFAKRYQPLITKYRKTYKGRSYTVKRGDNLTQIARKNKIPLWKLLKLNNLHRRSVIRPGQKLVIMK, from the coding sequence GTGCCGATCCGGCTTTTCCGTATCCCGCTGCTGGCGGGACTTTTCCTGCTGTTGTTCAGCATGGCAGCGTATGCCGTGCAACCGGGCGTACTCCGTCCCATGGAAGTTTCGCGTTTTCCCTCTCTTGAATCAGCTATCCGCATCAAGGGACCGATCTATTTCTGCGGTGAACAGGTGCCGCTTCACCGGACGGAAGTGCGCGAACGGCTCGAAAAGGAATTGCTGCTCATGCTGTGGGACCGGGCGCAGGTCATTCTGTGGCTCAAGCGGACGGGCCGGTATTTTCCGTACATCCAAAATGCCATGAAACAGGCGAACATGCCCGAAGACCTCAAGTATGTGGCCGTGATCGAGTCCGCGCTCAAGCCGCATGCCGGGTCCAACCGCGGTGCACGCGGCGTCTGGCAGTTCATCGCGTCCACGGCACGCAATCACGGTTTGAAGGTGGACCGCTACATTGATGAGCGGCGAAACTATCATCTCGCCACCGGGGCGGCCATCAGGTACCTGCGCGACCTGCACGATATGTTCGGTTCATGGACCCTTGCCTGTGCGGCCTACAACATGGGTGAGATCGGACTCCAGAAGCGCATGAAGCATCAGGAGGTCAGCGATTACTACAAGCTCGATCTTCCCAATGAGACCGAGCGCTATGTCTTTCGCGCCATCGCAGCCAAGCTGCTGCTTGCCGATCCCGCCCGCTACGGTTTCAATCTCCAGCCCGGTGACTATTACCGTCCCATCCCGTTTGACCGGGTGCGGCTCAAGACCCGGTACTCCGCGCCCATCGTCATCATCGCCAAGGCTGCCGGAAGCTACTTCAAGGAAATCAAGGATCTTAATCCCCAGTTGTTGAACAACGTCGTTCCGGGCGGTGATCATACCCTGTTCCTGCCTCCGGGGGCGGCCAAGGGCTTTGCCAAGCGGTATCAGCCGCTTATCACCAAGTATCGCAAGACCTACAAGGGCCGGAGCTACACCGTGAAGCGCGGCGACAACCTGACGCAGATTGCCCGCAAGAACAAGATTCCGCTCTGGAAACTGCTCAAGCTCAACAACCTGCACCGTCGAAGCGTCATCCGCCCCGGCCAGAAACTCGTCATCATGAAATAA